The Bacillus mesophilus genome segment TGACTTATTTACTAAAAAATTTTTATTATAACTCCAAAAAATGACAAATTATACGCTATACTTACTAGTAGAATAATAGTAAAAGTTTACCAGTTATTTGCCAGTAAGCTTTTTGGCTAGAAAAGTTCCAAGAAGCTTACATCCGGTGATGTTAAGGTACACGGGGGGAAATTTTATGGGATATGCTGTAGAAAGCCCATTGGAAAATGGTTTTAAACCACGTAGGAAATCAGCTTCCTGGTTTAGAAGTTGGAAATTCATTGTATCCAGTATAATCATACTGACTTCAATCTTCTGTTTAGCAAGTTATTTGTATCAGATTAACCATTTTAATTCTAATGTCTTCATTAACGATATAAAGGTTGGTGGCCTATCTGCTGAGCAAGCTCTTAGGAGATTACAATCAACTGTTTTAAAAAATGAAGTTTATGTTGGAGAACAGAAAATAATCGATGGTATAGATACAGAAATGAGATTTACAGAAGCAGACCTTCCTAGTTTTGAAAAACTTCTAGAAGAGCAGATGACAATTTTCCCTTCATCTAAAGAAAAAACCTACACATTAACACCAACTAATGATGATCAATACCGTAACATCATATTAAAGTATGATTTGGAACAAAAACTCATTTCCATGAATCAGGACTTAACGGCACCGTTCAATGCTAATGCCATTCTTGAGAATGGAAACATCACCATCTCAAAAGGCTATGAGGGAACTCAATATGATGTATCTAGTTTAATAAAGGAGTTTGAAACTAAAGAATATATAAGCACGATTAGTTTAGATCCTGTATACCTACAACCACTCAGAGAAGATAGTCAATATGTAAAGGATATACAAGAAAAGCTACAGACACTTCTTCAGCATACCGTTAACTATCAGGTGCAGGATCAAACGTATTCTCTAAAAGCAGGCGAACTCATAAAGAATGCATCAGTCTCTGATGATATGAAAATTACACTTGACCCTTTTCATATCAAAAATAAGATAACTGAAATTAACCAAGCACACTCTACTTTAAATAAGGATTTTAGTTTTAAAACTCATTCTGGTGCAGATATAACAGTAAAAGGAGAAGGTTATGGGTGGGCACTTGATATTGAAGCTGAGACATCATTGATTAAAGAAGCATTTGAAGCTGGTAATCAATCAATCTCCGCTTCTACTGTTCACGGAAATGGCTGGAGCAATGAGGGCTATGGCTATGATGCCGTTACAAACGATGGGATAGGCGATACGTATGCTGAAGTGTCCATTAAAGACCAACGTATGTGGCTTTATAAAGAAGGAAAAATGATTTTCACTACCCATGTAGTGACTGGCAAGAAAAGTGCTGGGCAAGATACCGAACCAGGTGTATGGTATATCCTTTATAAAAGGACACCATACACACTTACTGGTACTTCAGCCGAGAATCCTTACTCTATTGATGTTAATTATTGGGCACCTTTTACGAACAGTGGTCAGGGATTCCACGATGCCAGCTGGCGAAGTAATTGGAGTGGCAATGCTTATCTAAACGCAGGGTCAAATGGCTGTGTTAATGTTCCTCCCGGTGTGATGAAAACTGTATTTGAAAATCTAACTGTGTATCAGCCGGTTGTTATTTATTAGAGATAGAACAAAATTAGAATGAGTAATCTTAAAAAAGATACTTGATGCTAGGCTCATGATGGGAGAATATTTTTATGGGAAATACAATGATTAAGAATGTTGGTCAAATTGGGTTACCTGTTAAAGATATAAATAGAGCAGTAGATTTTTATAAAGAAAAATTAGGACTCTCCCTTTTATTTAACACGAACAGCATGGCATTCTTTGAATGCCATGAACTGCGGCTTATGCTGACACTTCCAGAAAAAGAAGAGTACACACATTCAAGTTCAGTTATTTATTTTCAGGTTCATAATATAAAAGACTCTTATGAACTTCTACTAGAAAAAAAGTGACATTTATTGACCAACCTCATGTTGTAGCTAAGATGGGAACAACAGAAACATGGATGGTATTCTTTAAGGACACAGAGGATAATACTCATGCATTGATGAGTGAAGTGGAAGTTTAAGAGAATAAGTGAGACCGTCTCATGAGGT includes the following:
- a CDS encoding L,D-transpeptidase family protein; amino-acid sequence: MGYAVESPLENGFKPRRKSASWFRSWKFIVSSIIILTSIFCLASYLYQINHFNSNVFINDIKVGGLSAEQALRRLQSTVLKNEVYVGEQKIIDGIDTEMRFTEADLPSFEKLLEEQMTIFPSSKEKTYTLTPTNDDQYRNIILKYDLEQKLISMNQDLTAPFNANAILENGNITISKGYEGTQYDVSSLIKEFETKEYISTISLDPVYLQPLREDSQYVKDIQEKLQTLLQHTVNYQVQDQTYSLKAGELIKNASVSDDMKITLDPFHIKNKITEINQAHSTLNKDFSFKTHSGADITVKGEGYGWALDIEAETSLIKEAFEAGNQSISASTVHGNGWSNEGYGYDAVTNDGIGDTYAEVSIKDQRMWLYKEGKMIFTTHVVTGKKSAGQDTEPGVWYILYKRTPYTLTGTSAENPYSIDVNYWAPFTNSGQGFHDASWRSNWSGNAYLNAGSNGCVNVPPGVMKTVFENLTVYQPVVIY